A region of Epinephelus fuscoguttatus linkage group LG1, E.fuscoguttatus.final_Chr_v1 DNA encodes the following proteins:
- the tp53rk gene encoding EKC/KEOPS complex subunit TP53RK, with protein sequence MAQEKSMAVSELLRKAELLKQGAEARVYRTEFLGKPTIVKERFPKRYRHPVLDEKLTHRRTVQEVRSILRCRRAGISAPVVYFVDYTSHCIFLEEIMGSSTVRDHIVSTQQSDSCKEPELEWLADRVGHILAKMHDEDVIHGDLTTSNMLLRPGREDGESDLFLIDFGLSYISALPEDKGVDLYVLEKAFLSTHPNTEALFERLLKSYIASSKKSSAVIKKLDEVRLRGRKRSMVG encoded by the exons ATGGCCCAGGAGAAGAGCATGGCGGTCTCAGAGCTCCTCAGGAAAGCGGAGTTATTAAAACAAGGAGCAGAAGCCCGGGTCTACCGGACAGAGTTTCTGGGAAAGCCGACTATTGTGAAAGAAAGGTTCCCGAAACGTTACAGACACCCAGTACTGGACGAAAAACTGACACACCGGAGGACGGTGCAGGAGGTCCGCTCCATACTGCGCTGCCGGAGAGCAG GCATATCTGCCCCTGTAGTCTATTTTGTGGACTACACATCCCACTGTATTTTCTTGGAGGAAATTATGGGTTCCTCGACCGTGCGTGACCACATCGTTTCCACTCAGCAGTCTGATTCCTGTAAAGAGCCGGAGCTGGAGTGGCTGGCTGACAGGGTGGGCCACATCCTGGCCAAAATGCACGACGAGGACGTCATCCATGGAGATCTGACTACCTCCAACATGCTGTTGAGACCTGGCAGAGAAGACGGGGAGTCCGACCTGTTCCTCATCGATTTTGGCCTGAGTTACATCTCCGCTCTGCCAGAGGATAAGGGAGTGGACTTGTATGTGCTGGAGAAGGCTTTCCTCAGTACCCACCCCAACACAGAGGCGCTGTTTGAGAGGCTGCTGAAGAGCTATATAGCATCATCCAAGAAGTCATCAGCTGTCATTAAAAAGCTTGATGAGGTTCGGttgagagggaggaagaggtcGATGGTGGGATAA